A window of the Planctomycetia bacterium genome harbors these coding sequences:
- a CDS encoding site-specific integrase, producing the protein MGTVYRKSFTKPLPIGAEIFIRVGQRFARWKDAKGKTRTAPLTTGTGGTDRIAVEARTFTAKYRDGANVVRETATGCRDETAARSVLGDLERRAELVKAGVMTSAENAVADHQSVPLAQHVAAYIAHLTAKGVTKTRIKTTESRLNRVAADRRFNQLSDLNASALVDWLNARAAAGMSPGARNGFREAYIGFCNWCRQSHRLVDNPFANVPKADAKADCRRKRRSLTEAELVKLLDVARRRPLLDAMTIRRGARTGEVAGKLRDDVRERLELLGRERALIYKTLVLTGLRKGELASLTVGQLELDGPTPLVVLHAADEKNRQGSDIPLRSDLAEDLRAWVSDKAKAYEAATQSPTVPFDTEAARTAKRDTLDAAAFKLRLCQQGTKVTRLPAETPLFNVPTGLVRILDRDLKAAGIAKKDERGRTVDVHAMRHTYGTLLSKAGVAPRTAQAAMRHSSIDLTMNVYTDPKLLDVAGALESLPSLPLSGGPQTDRIALKSTGTDGYRSSPLAPPLAPTADESSKSWSSADKSAPMSNGRNVTPRIVTSDEVAKEKRSLTTEVNERQKSGRHDLNMRPLRPEDCQITRRQDFILRNSQHLTACTMH; encoded by the coding sequence ATGGGCACCGTCTACCGCAAGTCGTTCACGAAGCCGCTACCAATTGGTGCGGAAATCTTCATCCGTGTCGGACAACGTTTCGCACGTTGGAAGGATGCGAAGGGAAAGACGCGAACCGCGCCGCTGACGACCGGCACTGGCGGGACCGATCGCATCGCGGTCGAGGCTCGCACGTTTACCGCGAAGTATCGCGACGGCGCGAACGTCGTGCGGGAAACGGCGACCGGCTGCCGCGATGAAACCGCGGCGCGTAGCGTGCTTGGGGACCTCGAACGTCGGGCCGAGTTGGTTAAGGCGGGCGTGATGACCTCGGCCGAGAATGCCGTGGCCGACCATCAATCGGTGCCGCTGGCGCAGCACGTCGCCGCATACATCGCGCACCTGACCGCAAAGGGTGTGACGAAAACGCGAATCAAGACGACGGAGAGCCGCCTCAATCGAGTGGCTGCCGATCGCCGCTTCAACCAACTATCGGACCTGAACGCCTCGGCGCTGGTCGATTGGCTGAACGCCCGGGCCGCGGCGGGTATGTCGCCGGGCGCTCGCAACGGCTTCCGCGAAGCGTACATAGGCTTTTGCAACTGGTGCCGTCAGTCGCACCGACTGGTCGACAATCCGTTCGCCAACGTGCCGAAGGCGGACGCCAAGGCCGATTGCCGCCGCAAGCGCCGATCGCTGACCGAGGCCGAGCTTGTGAAGTTGCTCGACGTGGCGCGACGGCGACCTCTGCTCGACGCGATGACCATTCGCCGAGGTGCCCGAACGGGCGAAGTCGCCGGCAAGCTGCGCGACGACGTTCGGGAACGGCTCGAACTGCTCGGCCGCGAACGGGCGTTGATCTACAAGACGTTGGTACTGACCGGGCTGCGGAAGGGAGAACTCGCATCGCTGACCGTCGGGCAGTTGGAACTCGACGGGCCGACGCCGCTGGTCGTGCTACATGCCGCGGACGAAAAGAACCGCCAAGGGTCCGACATACCGCTCCGGTCCGATCTGGCCGAGGATCTGCGGGCATGGGTGAGCGATAAAGCGAAGGCCTACGAAGCCGCTACGCAATCGCCGACGGTCCCGTTCGACACCGAGGCCGCTCGAACCGCGAAACGCGATACGCTCGACGCTGCTGCTTTTAAGCTACGGTTGTGCCAGCAAGGGACTAAGGTGACGCGATTGCCTGCCGAGACGCCGCTGTTCAATGTGCCGACCGGATTGGTTCGCATCCTCGACCGCGACCTGAAGGCGGCCGGCATCGCCAAGAAAGACGAGCGCGGCCGCACGGTCGACGTTCATGCCATGCGACACACCTACGGCACGCTGTTGAGCAAGGCGGGTGTCGCACCTCGCACGGCGCAAGCTGCGATGCGTCATTCGTCGATCGATCTGACGATGAACGTTTACACCGATCCGAAGCTGCTCGACGTGGCCGGAGCGCTCGAATCACTCCCCTCGCTACCGCTTTCGGGCGGCCCCCAAACGGATCGAATCGCCCTAAAGTCAACCGGGACCGATGGCTATCGTTCATCGCCGCTTGCACCGCCGCTTGCACCAACTGCTGACGAATCGAGTAAATCGTGGTCGTCCGCTGACAAATCGGCACCCATGAGCAACGGGCGGAACGTCACGCCGCGAATCGTCACAAGTGACGAAGTGGCAAAAGAAAAACGCTCGCTGACAACTGAGGTCAACGAGCGTCAAAAGTCGGGGCGACATGATTTGAACATGCGACCTCTACGTCCCGAAGATTGCCAGATAACTCGTCGGCAAGACTTCATCCTCCGCAATTCCCAGCATCTTACCGCATGCACGATGCACTAA
- a CDS encoding helix-turn-helix domain-containing protein has product MAKRKNKTMTEVLRQAIVDSGLPLLTLGKASGVDRASLRRFVNGERSLRLDMADKLATYFNVKIIR; this is encoded by the coding sequence ATGGCAAAGCGAAAGAACAAAACGATGACCGAGGTGTTGCGGCAAGCGATCGTCGATAGCGGTCTGCCGCTGTTGACGCTCGGCAAGGCATCGGGCGTCGACCGTGCGAGCTTACGGCGTTTCGTCAACGGCGAGCGGTCGCTGCGGCTCGACATGGCGGACAAGCTGGCGACTTACTTCAATGTGAAGATAATACGATGA
- a CDS encoding phage tail length tape measure family protein — MDIFALAGELGLNVDGLKKGSHEAEAAIAALRKDMGENFDGLAADSGSSFGRLTGKFGEMTAALGSAMDRIKSRIADQAMNFAIDGIHAFAEAEASEIRASAAIRATGNAADFTLEQMKALATQIHETSKFEDDAALSTMALLASMKEIKGDVFRDTMVAAVDMASALGMSLEPAVTMLGKALTDPERGMALLRRQGVAFTDEQTALVKRLMASGDTMKAQQVILDELKSRYAGTAKELNDSLGGSLDRVNKKMGDMKERIGEELAPSLRDLADTSGGMIDATASIFGKMFDGFALGFAMFEGDVKRANGIQMRLEAKAMEADAQWAARSGDMQKAKQLRDEAKALHAKSEAMLFEQEIGPAPATKSKPSAAKPGQPVVTSTGTALVTATSDGSSTAAAPTVVPIDRTKAADAAVAFAGTAAGKSDLASVGSDQARSFISGMQDELKTLAPDLKFDFSYMRVDDKSKTAIDDILRKYKASLELMPGYNAKMWDATEARVRESLHKAAKSEGEQRAFHLASADSAVKASAKMFDAHDERMEQSEKKAKEFAEREAERAKGRATPLNLTGMDGTTKAALGSATHGESLGMFKEMADDIRKAMTPKEGEAVDVANIETMLVNYRHVLSKMPDYSDEAFMKIRNSIMTNATASLTASAEMQKLYFDRVTAAASKGAEVFAKAVKPKAFGEAKPTDDFASLQKMTRNELQKKIASSGQQFQNALGVAGISPEQKRGLKSLSDEYQATMVRIKNSTGDARAANIEQLKVITDAWAKTYQAIRDGSKKTVEQLIADAKKEGDIGKQTAGQRAISAKEKRQNIIAARQADDALMGGGGGGMMDSIFGMAQQISSHFSNAMSGIGAGMATLEAVMQQTTDPVAKLGLAIDNVAARMEQARINAASFGGGIQALNDLQKEMNGLQQHKMEVLRQEAEERVQAEKVHTESYKARELEKEERAKQARREAGYDLASLIAVGDKKQAVTFNIYGAGDVREQADRIEHEMIRRGINVGAKRSLDNK; from the coding sequence ATGGATATTTTTGCACTCGCCGGCGAACTCGGCTTAAACGTAGACGGGCTTAAAAAGGGCTCGCATGAAGCGGAAGCGGCTATCGCGGCGCTGCGCAAGGACATGGGCGAAAACTTCGACGGGCTCGCCGCCGATAGCGGTTCGTCGTTCGGCCGGCTCACCGGCAAGTTCGGCGAGATGACTGCCGCTCTCGGCTCGGCGATGGACCGGATCAAGTCTCGCATCGCAGACCAGGCGATGAACTTCGCCATCGACGGCATCCATGCTTTCGCGGAAGCCGAAGCGTCGGAGATCCGAGCGTCGGCCGCCATCCGCGCGACGGGCAACGCGGCCGACTTCACGCTTGAACAGATGAAGGCACTCGCTACGCAGATTCACGAGACGTCGAAATTCGAGGACGATGCGGCATTGAGCACGATGGCGTTGCTCGCCAGCATGAAAGAGATCAAAGGGGACGTCTTCCGCGATACGATGGTAGCCGCGGTCGATATGGCTTCGGCACTCGGCATGTCGTTGGAGCCGGCCGTCACGATGCTCGGCAAGGCGTTGACCGACCCGGAACGCGGCATGGCATTACTCCGTCGCCAAGGTGTCGCATTCACCGACGAGCAAACGGCTCTCGTGAAGCGGTTGATGGCGTCGGGCGACACGATGAAGGCGCAGCAGGTTATCCTCGATGAACTCAAATCGCGGTACGCCGGAACGGCAAAAGAACTTAACGATTCGCTCGGTGGCTCGCTCGATCGTGTGAACAAGAAAATGGGCGACATGAAGGAGCGGATCGGCGAAGAACTCGCCCCTTCCCTTCGCGACCTTGCCGACACGAGCGGCGGCATGATCGACGCTACTGCCAGCATCTTCGGCAAGATGTTCGACGGCTTCGCTCTCGGCTTCGCAATGTTCGAGGGGGATGTGAAGCGGGCCAACGGTATTCAGATGCGGTTGGAAGCGAAGGCTATGGAGGCCGATGCTCAATGGGCCGCTCGAAGCGGCGACATGCAAAAAGCCAAGCAGCTTCGCGACGAAGCGAAAGCACTACATGCCAAGTCGGAAGCGATGCTCTTTGAACAAGAGATCGGCCCGGCACCGGCTACGAAGTCCAAGCCATCGGCTGCAAAGCCAGGTCAACCCGTGGTTACGTCGACCGGCACGGCATTGGTAACGGCTACCTCGGATGGATCGTCGACGGCCGCCGCTCCGACCGTCGTACCGATCGACCGGACCAAGGCAGCCGATGCGGCCGTAGCGTTCGCCGGCACGGCCGCGGGGAAAAGCGATCTCGCTTCCGTTGGATCCGATCAAGCCCGCAGCTTCATCAGCGGGATGCAGGACGAGTTGAAGACGCTCGCCCCGGACCTCAAGTTCGACTTCTCGTACATGAGGGTAGACGACAAGAGCAAGACGGCCATCGACGACATCCTGCGAAAATACAAAGCATCGCTCGAATTGATGCCCGGTTACAACGCGAAGATGTGGGATGCGACCGAAGCCCGCGTAAGGGAGAGTTTGCACAAAGCCGCCAAGAGCGAAGGTGAGCAACGGGCATTCCATCTGGCGTCAGCCGATTCGGCCGTGAAGGCATCGGCCAAGATGTTCGATGCACACGATGAGCGGATGGAGCAGTCCGAAAAGAAGGCGAAGGAATTCGCCGAGCGTGAAGCCGAGCGAGCGAAGGGGCGGGCAACGCCGCTGAACCTTACGGGCATGGACGGCACGACGAAGGCCGCACTCGGCAGCGCCACGCATGGCGAATCGCTCGGGATGTTCAAGGAGATGGCCGACGACATCCGCAAGGCGATGACGCCGAAGGAAGGGGAAGCGGTCGACGTCGCGAACATCGAAACAATGCTCGTCAACTATCGGCATGTGCTGTCGAAGATGCCCGACTACTCGGACGAAGCGTTCATGAAGATCCGAAACTCGATCATGACCAACGCAACGGCCAGCCTCACGGCCTCGGCCGAGATGCAAAAGCTCTACTTCGATCGAGTGACGGCCGCCGCGTCCAAAGGTGCCGAAGTGTTCGCGAAAGCGGTGAAGCCGAAAGCGTTCGGCGAGGCCAAGCCGACCGACGACTTCGCTAGCCTGCAAAAGATGACCAGGAACGAGCTGCAAAAGAAGATTGCATCGTCCGGCCAACAGTTTCAAAACGCTCTCGGTGTCGCCGGCATTTCCCCGGAGCAGAAACGCGGGCTCAAGTCGTTATCCGATGAGTACCAGGCCACAATGGTCCGGATTAAGAATTCGACGGGCGACGCTCGCGCCGCGAACATCGAGCAACTGAAGGTCATCACCGACGCTTGGGCGAAAACGTATCAGGCGATTCGTGATGGCAGTAAAAAGACCGTCGAACAGTTGATCGCCGATGCGAAAAAGGAAGGCGACATCGGAAAGCAGACGGCCGGGCAGCGAGCGATAAGTGCCAAAGAGAAGCGGCAGAACATTATCGCGGCACGTCAGGCCGACGATGCGTTGATGGGTGGTGGCGGCGGTGGAATGATGGACTCGATCTTCGGTATGGCTCAGCAGATCAGCAGCCACTTTAGCAACGCCATGTCGGGTATCGGAGCGGGCATGGCGACTCTAGAGGCCGTCATGCAACAGACGACCGACCCGGTAGCCAAGTTAGGACTGGCGATCGACAACGTCGCGGCTCGCATGGAGCAGGCCCGCATTAACGCGGCCAGCTTCGGGGGCGGGATACAAGCCTTGAATGACCTGCAGAAGGAAATGAACGGATTGCAGCAGCACAAGATGGAAGTCCTTCGCCAGGAAGCCGAGGAGAGGGTCCAAGCCGAGAAGGTGCATACCGAGTCGTACAAAGCACGTGAGTTGGAAAAGGAAGAACGGGCCAAACAAGCTCGTCGTGAGGCAGGTTACGACTTGGCGTCACTCATTGCGGTGGGTGATAAGAAGCAGGCCGTGACGTTCAATATCTATGGTGCCGGAGACGTTCGCGAACAGGCCGACCGTATCGAACATGAAATGATCCGTCGCGGAATCAACGTCGGGGCGAAGCGTTCGCTTGACAATAAATAA
- a CDS encoding bifunctional DNA primase/polymerase — MIRRSSPKCIVSQPEMPSMVELALKLRRRNLPITLCDGKKPLGRGWSATGNGSEWPQHAWTDSDIRRAFALRGDLNLGIVLGPRSGLIDLEADSADEERAFTELFAGCEPDVTPTFKSRRGKHRLFRWHDDLQQTGKGIVNFRGLGIRIGAGSKGAQSLLPPSVNSDGTRREWLVSLDECDTAPLPNVVIKRILEASKSVRADTENTEGASYDLSLSVSSECTASSVSTYRIDEAIAATLPTGEGKRNERLFEYARRLKSIPELAGLPVKALKPLVRRWHAAALPVIRTKPFETTWLEFARGWKVIRFAAGHGPVDEAYAAALKMAAASMPLVALEYEQPKLRFLICLCKELQRPLGTKPFFLASRTAGELLGVTHTTAWEWLKVLAVDEVLREVEIGDRAKRRATTYLYLGD; from the coding sequence ATGATTCGTCGCTCATCCCCGAAGTGCATTGTATCGCAGCCCGAAATGCCGTCGATGGTTGAGCTAGCGCTTAAACTGCGGCGGCGCAATCTGCCGATTACGCTCTGCGATGGAAAGAAGCCGCTCGGTCGAGGTTGGAGTGCCACCGGCAATGGCTCGGAGTGGCCGCAACACGCGTGGACCGACTCGGACATCAGGCGGGCATTCGCTTTGCGAGGTGATCTAAATTTAGGCATCGTGCTTGGCCCGCGGTCCGGTTTGATCGATTTAGAAGCCGATAGTGCCGACGAGGAGCGGGCCTTTACGGAACTATTCGCTGGATGCGAACCTGACGTTACGCCGACGTTTAAGAGCCGTCGAGGGAAACACCGGCTTTTCCGCTGGCACGATGACCTTCAGCAAACTGGCAAGGGCATCGTCAACTTCCGTGGCCTCGGCATTCGGATCGGTGCCGGAAGCAAGGGTGCGCAATCGCTGCTGCCGCCAAGCGTCAATTCCGACGGTACTCGTCGAGAATGGCTTGTCTCGCTCGATGAATGCGACACTGCGCCTCTTCCGAACGTCGTCATAAAGCGAATCCTCGAAGCGAGCAAGTCGGTTCGGGCTGACACAGAGAACACAGAAGGCGCAAGTTATGACCTGAGTCTATCTGTGTCTTCTGAGTGTACTGCGTCCTCTGTGTCAACTTACCGTATCGACGAGGCGATAGCAGCGACTTTGCCGACGGGAGAGGGCAAGCGGAACGAAAGGCTTTTTGAATATGCACGACGACTAAAGTCGATTCCTGAATTAGCTGGATTGCCGGTCAAAGCATTGAAACCATTGGTCCGTCGTTGGCATGCTGCGGCGCTTCCGGTTATCCGCACGAAGCCGTTCGAGACGACTTGGCTCGAATTTGCCCGCGGCTGGAAAGTCATTCGATTTGCCGCCGGGCACGGTCCGGTCGATGAGGCTTATGCTGCCGCCTTGAAAATGGCTGCCGCTTCGATGCCTCTCGTCGCCCTGGAATATGAGCAACCGAAACTACGTTTTCTCATTTGCTTGTGCAAGGAACTTCAGCGTCCGTTGGGCACGAAGCCGTTCTTTCTGGCAAGTCGGACTGCGGGCGAGCTGCTCGGTGTTACGCATACAACGGCATGGGAGTGGCTGAAAGTACTGGCCGTCGACGAGGTGCTGCGCGAAGTTGAAATAGGCGACCGGGCAAAACGGCGTGCGACTACCTACCTTTACTTGGGCGACTAG
- a CDS encoding class I SAM-dependent DNA methyltransferase: MTPESFISRWNRSGAAERANYGIFLTELCTLLDVPQPDPAQDDDAENAYVFERNVTFSEADGSHSIGRIDLYRRASFVLEAKQGSDADTAEDDEAEALQAATAKKPKRRGTAIRGTKAWDDAMVRARGQADRYARALPVSEGWPPFLIVVDVGHSIELYSDFSRSGKTYVQFPDPQSFRLTLDDLKREDVRLRLRQIWLDPLALDPSRRAAKVTRELAERLAELAKLLEKAKHDAEDVAKFLMRCLFTMFAEDVELIPRGSFKNLLADLRDEPENFKPAAEDLWRTMNTGGYSAGLRKSLLRFNGGLFAESEALPLTKPMLALLHEAAGSDWTDVEPAIFGTLLERALDPIDRHKLGAHYTPRAYVERLVLPTVIEPLREDWQAAYAVAVSAAKLGDLAAAQKTVRTFHEQLCKTRVLDPACGSGNFLYVTLEQMKRLEGEVLNALVEFGDKQGTLFEVDPHQFLGIEVNPRAAAIADLVLWIGYLQWHFRTRGHTAPAEPIIKNYKNIECRDAVLAWDRKEAVLDEKQQPVTRWNGRTMKIHPVTGEEVPDESAYVLVERYINPRKAEWPAAEFVVGNPPYIGVRKLNSTTGPDYVDAVVSSYPDVKETADFVMYWWHHCAALVEDNLLRRFGLITTNSITQQYSRPVLDFHLSRVPGVKIVLAVDDHPWVEDQDGASVQVAMTVVASAAHYQGPLRLGTVKPQSSPLVEVEYSTVARITSLLRSDLDITQLKPLESNIDFCFQGVIPGNSGFKLDSKSMAEMSISTAKLPRIVRRYVIGKDLVQRITPKWVMDCFGLSAEEVKSEFPQIFQRLFDRVKPERDQNPREIRRRNWWLFAENAPKLRSAIQGLSRYIATPNTAKHRPFMFLAPDVLPDAMAYAIASDDAQILGILSSKPHQIWSRQTGGTLEDRPRYNSKVTFLPFPFPSGSDEQRETIRELGEQLDAHRKRQQSLHPKLTLTEMYNVLDKLRNGETLTPKEKATHEQGLVSVLKQIHDDLDAAVFDAYGWPATLTDEGILERLVALNAERAAEEDEGKIRWLRPEFQNPTDGRAKQKGLALVDDDSDDDEADEAEKPKKRGKGAKKKPAEVKAKPAAKTAKRDWPKTREAQAKAVAAILRDCESSVTPDELARRFTRAQRDTIEELLQAMVTLGLARKLRGGKFAS; the protein is encoded by the coding sequence ATGACGCCGGAAAGTTTCATCAGCCGTTGGAATAGATCCGGCGCAGCCGAGCGAGCGAATTACGGTATCTTCCTGACCGAACTTTGCACTTTGCTCGATGTTCCGCAGCCTGATCCTGCGCAAGACGACGACGCCGAAAACGCTTACGTCTTCGAACGCAACGTAACGTTCTCCGAGGCCGACGGCTCGCACTCGATCGGCCGGATCGATCTTTATCGCCGCGCGTCGTTCGTGCTCGAAGCGAAGCAGGGGAGCGACGCCGACACCGCCGAAGACGACGAGGCCGAGGCGCTCCAAGCGGCGACCGCGAAGAAGCCGAAGCGACGCGGCACCGCGATTCGCGGCACGAAGGCTTGGGACGATGCGATGGTCCGCGCTCGCGGACAAGCCGACCGCTACGCTCGGGCCTTACCCGTCTCGGAGGGCTGGCCCCCGTTCCTGATCGTGGTCGACGTCGGCCACTCGATCGAACTCTATAGCGACTTCAGCCGCTCGGGCAAAACCTACGTTCAATTCCCCGACCCGCAATCGTTCCGGCTGACGCTCGACGATCTCAAACGGGAAGACGTTCGCCTTCGGCTTCGGCAAATTTGGCTCGACCCCCTCGCGCTCGACCCAAGCCGGCGGGCCGCAAAGGTCACGCGGGAGCTTGCCGAACGACTGGCCGAACTCGCGAAGCTGTTAGAGAAGGCGAAGCACGACGCCGAGGACGTCGCGAAATTCCTCATGCGCTGTCTCTTCACGATGTTCGCCGAAGACGTCGAGTTGATTCCTCGCGGATCGTTTAAGAACTTGCTTGCCGATCTCCGCGACGAGCCGGAGAACTTCAAGCCGGCGGCCGAGGACCTCTGGCGGACCATGAACACCGGCGGCTACTCGGCCGGCTTGCGTAAGTCGCTGTTGCGGTTCAACGGCGGACTCTTCGCCGAAAGCGAAGCGCTGCCGCTGACGAAGCCGATGCTCGCGTTGTTGCACGAGGCGGCCGGGTCCGATTGGACCGACGTCGAACCGGCGATCTTCGGCACCCTCTTGGAGCGCGCCCTCGATCCGATCGATCGCCACAAGCTGGGCGCGCACTACACCCCTCGGGCGTATGTCGAACGGCTCGTCCTGCCGACCGTAATCGAACCGCTCCGCGAAGATTGGCAAGCGGCCTATGCGGTCGCCGTGTCGGCAGCGAAGCTCGGCGACTTGGCGGCGGCACAAAAGACCGTGCGCACGTTCCACGAGCAACTCTGCAAAACACGCGTTCTCGATCCGGCATGCGGCAGCGGAAACTTCCTCTACGTCACGCTGGAGCAAATGAAGCGGCTTGAAGGTGAGGTGCTCAACGCGCTTGTCGAGTTCGGCGACAAGCAGGGGACACTGTTCGAAGTCGATCCGCATCAATTCCTCGGCATCGAAGTGAACCCTCGGGCCGCGGCGATCGCCGATCTCGTCCTCTGGATCGGCTATCTGCAATGGCACTTCCGCACCCGAGGCCACACAGCGCCGGCCGAGCCGATCATCAAGAACTACAAGAACATCGAATGCCGCGACGCCGTTCTCGCTTGGGACCGCAAAGAAGCGGTCCTCGACGAGAAGCAGCAGCCGGTCACGCGCTGGAACGGCCGGACGATGAAAATTCACCCAGTGACGGGCGAGGAAGTGCCGGACGAATCGGCCTACGTGCTTGTTGAGCGTTACATCAACCCGAGAAAAGCGGAATGGCCGGCGGCTGAATTCGTGGTGGGCAATCCACCATATATTGGCGTCCGAAAGCTGAATTCTACTACGGGCCCCGACTACGTTGATGCCGTGGTCTCAAGCTACCCCGACGTGAAAGAGACCGCCGATTTTGTGATGTATTGGTGGCACCACTGCGCTGCACTAGTCGAGGACAATCTCCTTCGGCGATTCGGACTCATTACTACTAATAGCATCACGCAGCAGTATTCTCGACCAGTGCTGGACTTCCATCTTTCCCGCGTGCCTGGCGTGAAAATCGTTTTGGCTGTCGATGACCATCCTTGGGTCGAGGATCAAGACGGAGCATCGGTTCAAGTGGCGATGACGGTCGTCGCCAGTGCCGCTCACTATCAAGGCCCACTACGTTTGGGCACCGTTAAGCCGCAGTCGAGCCCTCTAGTCGAAGTCGAATATTCAACCGTCGCTAGAATCACAAGCCTACTTCGAAGCGATCTCGACATAACGCAATTGAAGCCCCTAGAGTCCAACATTGACTTCTGCTTTCAAGGTGTCATTCCGGGAAACAGCGGATTCAAATTAGATTCGAAGAGCATGGCAGAGATGAGTATCAGCACTGCGAAACTACCTCGCATCGTCCGGCGTTATGTAATCGGAAAAGACCTAGTTCAGAGAATTACGCCGAAATGGGTAATGGATTGTTTCGGACTATCGGCCGAGGAAGTGAAATCCGAGTTCCCGCAGATTTTCCAAAGACTTTTCGATCGCGTGAAGCCTGAGAGAGACCAAAACCCAAGAGAAATACGACGGCGCAATTGGTGGCTTTTCGCAGAAAACGCGCCGAAACTACGATCCGCTATTCAAGGTCTCTCCCGATACATCGCAACGCCAAACACTGCAAAGCATCGTCCATTCATGTTTCTCGCGCCGGACGTCCTACCCGATGCGATGGCTTATGCCATAGCGTCGGACGATGCACAGATACTCGGCATTCTAAGTAGCAAGCCTCATCAGATATGGTCGCGGCAAACTGGAGGAACTCTGGAAGACCGACCGCGGTACAACAGCAAAGTAACGTTTCTGCCTTTCCCATTCCCAAGTGGCAGCGATGAGCAACGTGAGACCATACGCGAACTCGGCGAGCAGCTCGACGCGCATCGCAAGCGTCAGCAATCGCTCCATCCGAAGCTCACGTTGACCGAAATGTACAACGTGTTGGATAAGTTGCGGAATGGCGAGACGTTGACGCCAAAAGAGAAGGCAACGCACGAGCAAGGGCTCGTCTCCGTCCTCAAGCAGATCCATGACGACTTAGACGCCGCCGTGTTCGACGCTTACGGCTGGCCCGCGACACTGACCGACGAAGGGATTCTCGAACGGCTCGTCGCTTTGAACGCCGAACGGGCCGCCGAGGAAGACGAAGGGAAAATCCGTTGGCTCCGCCCGGAGTTTCAGAACCCAACCGACGGCCGCGCGAAGCAGAAGGGGTTGGCGCTGGTCGACGACGACTCGGACGACGACGAAGCGGACGAGGCCGAGAAGCCGAAGAAGCGCGGCAAGGGAGCGAAGAAGAAGCCCGCCGAGGTGAAAGCGAAGCCAGCCGCCAAGACCGCGAAGCGCGACTGGCCCAAGACCCGAGAGGCGCAAGCGAAAGCCGTCGCGGCGATTCTTCGGGATTGCGAATCGTCGGTCACGCCGGACGAACTGGCCAGACGTTTCACCCGAGCGCAGCGTGATACGATCGAAGAGCTACTCCAAGCCATGGTGACGCTCGGCCTCGCCCGTAAGCTGCGCGGCGGGAAGTTTGCGAGCTAG
- a CDS encoding helix-turn-helix domain-containing protein: MSLFHRSGPSTANDGQLSVASHTSPALLDVRAVAELLGGCSTRHVYRLSDGGKMPPPVRLGALVRWSKPTLDAWLAGGCKAVRTVASKGGSQ, from the coding sequence ATGTCCCTGTTTCATCGAAGCGGTCCATCGACCGCAAACGACGGACAATTGTCCGTCGCCTCACACACCTCGCCCGCGTTGCTTGACGTGCGCGCCGTCGCCGAACTGCTCGGCGGCTGCTCGACTAGGCACGTCTACCGACTGAGCGATGGCGGCAAGATGCCCCCGCCTGTACGACTCGGAGCGTTGGTTCGCTGGTCGAAGCCGACGCTCGACGCTTGGCTGGCTGGCGGCTGCAAAGCGGTCCGAACGGTTGCGTCGAAGGGGGGCTCGCAATGA